A genome region from Trichoderma asperellum chromosome 7, complete sequence includes the following:
- a CDS encoding uncharacterized protein (EggNog:ENOG41): protein MARISRPRPAAYGAACTNCSKAKCRCVCRGQGGSCERCQRLKLECCPVSAAGKRNLRKSAPPRDRLEGKIDSLVSLLTSSKERSTPASTGQISQGSGAPPYDGFAQQQQQQQQQQPKSCAPLITDCNTGPELSPEPSEEEAEEYLRIFQTWRLKYFPFIHISCKTSAAELRHEKPFLWLCIMAVSTKSPSRQTVLYNIVRKSLADRIVLNLEKSLDLLLGLLCCLSWGNLQVQLRPFTSLFTQLAVSLIFDLGLNKTPPKDVHAQSDYRFHKSQVRPVRSMEERRAVLGCFVASSVSNLHLQRIDPLLWTVHMDECLQRLTDFPECTGDTILAYLVRSQLILQKAPLSPWRTSVAGETESAPAAETMMFYRKTLLRELDEARQKVPMELRQNDAILLTFYHTELSIQESTLSPHMVPLSACPSFGRIDGLCACLSAAKSWFDVFLAISPAEYVGFPFAMFSHLRNCAVALYKILALEESPWDRASSLGIVDISTIMDRTAQNLEQVRAIGGLEHSESEEDLFTKLARRIRIINHKYVDGLRADTSRVGHSPIATVVPHDKPSDISATDELVFSLPDDSCIMDMLGFGDW, encoded by the exons ATGGCACGGATCTCTCGACCACGGCCAGCGGCGTACGGCGCTGCTTGTACGAATTGCTCAAAGGCCAAGTGCAGATGTGTTTGCCGAGGGCAAGGAGGGAGTTGTGAAAG GTGCCAACGTTTGAAGCTCGAATGCTGTCCAGTTAGTGCGGCGGGGAAACGCAATCTGCGAAAATCAGCTCCTCCTAGAGATCGACTGGAAGGCAAGATTGATAGCTTGGTTTCGCTTCTCACCTCTAGCAAAGAACGCTCTACACCGGCAAGTACAGGCCAGATTTCGCAAGGCAGCGGTGCTCCGCCGTACGATGGATTtgcacagcaacagcagcaacagcaacaacaacaaccaaAGTCCTGTGCTCCATTAATTACAGATTGCAATACCGGACCAGAATTGAGCCCAGAGCCatcggaggaggaggcagaggagtATCTGCGCATCTTTCAGACCTGGAGACTGAAGTACTTCCCATTTATTCATATTTCTTGCAAGACATCAGCAGCCGAATTACGACACGAGAAACCCTTCCTTTGGTTATGCATCATGGCCGTGTCTAcaaaatctccatctcgcCAAACTGTCCTCTACAATATCGTTAGGAAATCACTGGCTGATAGAATAGTGCTTAACTTGGAGAAAAGTCTCGACCTCCTCCTGGGACTTTTATGCTGCCTTTCCTG GGGCAACTTGCAGGTCCAGCTCAGACCATTCACGTCTCTCTTTACACAACTTGCAGTCTCGCTGATATTTGACTTGGGCCTCAACAAGACGCCACCAAAAGATGTTCATGCTCAGTCAGACTACCGGTTTCATAAGTCGCAGGTACGGCCGGTCCGCAGCATGGAGGAGCGCAGGGCTGTGCTGGGGTGCTTTGTTGCAAGTTCAGT ATCAAATCTCCACTTGCAGAGAATAGATCCTCTGCTCTGGACCGTACATATGGACGAGTGTCTCCAGAGGCTGACAGATTTCCCCGAATGCACAGGAGATACTATATTGGCGTATTTAGTCCGATCGCAGTTGATTTTGCAAAAAGCCCCATTGTCACCTTGGCGTACATCTGTAGCTGGAGAAACCGAATcggcgccagcagcagaaacaaTGATGTTTTATCGCAAAACTCTACTAAGGGAGTTGGATGAAGCAAGACAAAAAGTTCCCATGGAACTTCGGCAAAACG ATGCCATACTCCTCACTTTTTACCATACGGAACTTAGCATTCAGGAGTCCACCCTTTCGCCACATATGGTGCCGCTTTCTGCCTGCCCCAGCTTTGGTCGAATTGACGGCCTGTGCGCTTGTCTCAGTGCCGCAAAGTCATGGTTTGAcgtcttcttggccatttcACCAGCTGAATACGTGGGATTCCCTTTTGCTATGTTCTCACATCTGAGGAACTGTGCGGTGGCTCTGTACAAAATCTTAGCGCTAGAGGAGTCCCCGTGGGACAGAGCTTCTAGCCTTGGCATTGTTGATATATCGACTATAATGGACCGTACCGCTCAGAATCTGGAGCAAGTGCGTGCCATCGGTGGACTGGAGCACAGCGAGAGTGAAGAGGATCTTTTCACAAAACTCGCGCGGAGGATTAGAATTATAAACCATAAGTATGTAGACGGGCTTCGTGCCGATACTTCTAGGGTCGGCCACAGTCCGATCGCGACGGTTGTCCCACATGATAAGCCATCGGATATCTCTGCGACGGATGAGCTGGTCTTTAGTCTCCCTGATGATTCGTGTATAATGGATATGCTTGGATTCGGGGATTGGTAG
- a CDS encoding uncharacterized protein (EggNog:ENOG41), producing MSLQKAPILYTDDSPRVGGREYLGCFSIDKVRQRLDQPLLEPLGTTERENETAVEEEIAAVENHFLPNRACSALHVNCNPSPTELGDIEIPLQQLHQSYEAGCWFCTIIYGGITAAPLWDIESKGKRPKHTYLDERERKCSQPGLLP from the coding sequence ATGTCTCTCCAAAAGGCGCCCATCCTATACACCGACGACAGTCCACGTGTTGGTGGCCGTGAGTATCTGGGGTGTTTCAGCATTGACAAAGTCCGGCAACGCCTCGACCAGCCTCTTCTGGAGCCTCTTGGTACTACCGAGCGAGAAAACGAGACAGCTGTCGAAGAGGAGATTGCAGCAGTTGAAAATCACTTTCTTCCAAACCGCGCTTGCTCTGCTCTCCATGTCAATTGCAATCCCTCGCCTACAGAGTTGGGAGACATCGAAATACCTCtacagcagcttcatcaatCATATGAGGCTGGCTGTTGGTTCTGTACAATCATCTATGGTGGCATCACAGCGGCGCCGCTTTGGGACATTGAGTCAAAGGGCAAGCGTCCAAAGCATACATATTTGGATGAACGTGAAAGAAAGTGTTCCCAACCCGGTCTTCTACCTTGA
- a CDS encoding uncharacterized protein (EggNog:ENOG41), whose translation MLSVDHRPSTFDQYQRQQQYTSTVSDHSYSHHPHQHHHHSQLGDFTFGQDNSTDFTFSSPVFPSTELSSSNLETLDAAIINALSPDSMRPDSWEAAARFSTPKFGRLAHQRESSLSSLGSTGPASPFNSHIANPQIAVTDANGDGFMDIHSSDISPNYYQLAKTMAPYSNFHHMEHSPVEMAYPVIQGPGAGHHKLRQDRNLLPAPDFANGLTRSHPASVASSIAGDSPATPITGDMDLSDRRRQQAGHVNGNVPKLGRTMTDVYGDELYNPNFTITSSPQQSQVTAAPNDVFNQRINAANSQHLNTVHHHSPTSSMSRDISPFRHGSPLAPSPLHDWAASHGGVAINSQPHMPGQDRGGHHDAQFFQQQMAKTTQPATPQTISPKDAVLEFNESSEEPNMPLFSHQPINFGMDHMGRILPDNGAAASGGYGQGDSASHSMHHHHVPSQQHGGIAQVPQRYPFIAYPPATGDASASQLSSADSNTSGSAAYSTPVPQSRPAGANADGGTYTCTYHGCTLRFETPSLLQKHKREGHRQSHALGGARQQQQHHDHSGMTSSLLNSQAGPHRCDRINPSTGKPCNTIFSRPYDLTRHEDTIHNAKKQKVHCNLCTEEKTFSRADALTRHYRVCHPDVELPGKHRRRGGA comes from the exons ATGCTATCTGTGGACCACAGACCATCAACATTCGACCAGTATCaacgacagcagcagtacaCCAGCACCGTCAGCGATCACAGCTACTCCCACCACCcgcatcaacatcaccaccacAGCCAGCTGGGCGACTTCACCTTTGGCCAGGACAACAGCACCGACTTCACCTTTTCGTCCCCCGTCTTCCCGTCCACGGAGCTCTCCTCGTCCAACCTCGAGACCCTGGacgccgccatcatcaacgccCTGTCGCCCGACTCGATGCGGCCCGACTCCTGGGAAGCCGCCGCAAGGTTCTCGACTCCCAAGTTTGGCCGTCTCGCCCACCAGCGCGAGTCCTCTCTGTCCTCGCTGGGCTCAACAGGGCCGGCGTCGCCCTTCAACTCGCACATCGCGAACCCCCAGATCGCCGTCACCGACGCCAATGGTGACGGCTTCATGGACATCCACTCCAGCGACATCAGCCCAAACTACTACCAGCTGGCAAAGACCATGGCGCCCTACTCAAACTTCCACCACATGGAGCACTCCCCCGTCGAGATGGCATATCCCGTCATCCAGGGCCCTGGCGCCGGCCACCACAAGCTGCGACAGGACCGCAACCTGCTCCCAGCGCCCGACTTTGCCAACGGCCTCACCCGATCACATCCCGCCTCTGTGGCAAGCTCAATAGCGGGCGACTCACCCGCCACGCCCATTACCGGCGATATGGATCTGTCCGATAGAAGAAGGCAGCAAG CAGGCCACGTCAACGGCAACGTCCCCAAGCTGGGCCGCACCATGACCGACGTCTACGGCGACGAGCTGTACAACCCAAACTTCACCATTACCTCTTCGCCCCAGCAGAGCCAGGTGACTGCCGCCCCCAACGACGTCTTCAACCAGCGCATCAATGCCGCGAATAGCCAGCATCTCAATACCGTCCACCACCACTCGCCCACCTCGAGCATGTCTCGAGACATTTCCCCCTTCCGCCACGGCTCTCCACTTGCGCCTTCGCCACTGCACGACTGGGCTGCCTCTCACGGCGGCGTGGCCATCAACTCTCAGCCTCACATGCCCGGCCAAGACCGCGGCGGCCACCACGACGCCCAGTTtttccagcagcagatggccaagaCAACCCAGCCCGCAACGCCCCAGACCATCTCACCCAAGGATGCCGTTCTCGAGTTTAATGAGTCATCGGAGGAGCCCAACATGCCTCTGTTTTCTCACCAGCCCATCAACTTTGGAATGGACCACATGGGCAGGATACTTCCCGACAACGGGGCTGCGGCATCCGGCGGCTATGGCCAGGGGGACAGCGCAAGCCACAgcatgcaccaccaccacgtACCATCGCAGCAGCACGGGGGCATTGCACAGGTGCCACAGCGATATCCATTCATTGCCTATCCGCCAGCAACCGGCGACGCATCAGCTTCCCAGCTGAGCTCGGCTGACTCCAATACATCCGGATCGGCCGCTTACAGCACTCCCGTCCCGCAGAGTCGCCCTGCCGGCGCCAATGCCGATGGGGGCACCTACACTTGCACCTATCACGGCTGCACGCTACGATTTGAGACGCCTAGTCTACTCCAGAAGCACAAACGCGAGGGCCACAGGCAGTCGCACGCACTGGGTGGTGctcgccaacagcagcagcaccacgaCCACAGCGGCATGACTTCAAGCCTGCTCAACAGCCAGGCCGGACCCCACCGCTGCGATCGCATCAACCCCAGCACCGGCAAGCCCTGCAATACCATCTTCTCGCGACCGTACGACCTGACACGGCACGAGGACACGATCCACAAcgccaagaagcaaaaggtgCACTGCAACCTGTGTACCGAGGAGAAGACATTCAGCCGTGCTGATGCACTGACGAGACACTACCGAGTCTGCCACCCTGATGTCGAGCTCCCCGGCAAGCACCGACGACGCGGTGGAGCCTAG
- a CDS encoding uncharacterized protein (EggNog:ENOG41~TransMembrane:14 (o44-64i116-135o141-162i174-195o201-226i247-267o273-294i314-340o352-372i379-397o409-428i440-462o474-494i515-536o)) — protein sequence MEQKDIETGSLDQGKGGNLSRDIIPDIHDEVCDANADSSHGYVAGWRLAIIMASTTFVSLLVLLDSTIIGNAIPRITDEFHSLTDAGWYGTVYQLANACLQPLTGKLYTYYSTKRVFLLSFAVFEIGSLVCGLAPSSTALIMGRMVAGLGASGIQNGIFNIIAGCVPMVKRPMLTGIGMGVSQMGMILGPLIGGAFTEYKTWRWCFFINLPCGAAAAGMLMLVRIPEQFTKAEGQSITPVLLLKRDFARLVLFAAAVTQLFLALQYGGNTHPWNSAVVIGLVCGAVGTFAVFVLAEHLKGHEAIVPLWIIKKHVVWCSCLVMMFSIATTFCASYFLPLYFQVVAGASPMMSGVYLLPNILSQIFSAGFSGILVGKSGYYLPWSVLAGVFLSVGSGLISTYSPSTSIGKWIGYQVLLGAGRGIGMQMPIIAIQNALEQSQIAIATSFLIFSHTIGGAVFLTLAQTLFTNGLRSELAVYAPSVDLRTIIATGVISIRNEMIDKSQLQGFLLALTKSLNLVFYLTAGAGACSFVFAWGMGWRDIRIKNT from the exons ATGGAGCAAAAAGACATAGAAACTGGTAGCCTTGACCAGGGAAAAGGAGGCAATTTATCAAGAGACATCATACCGGATATCCATGACGAAGTCTGCGACGCAAATGCAGATTCCAGTCATGGTTACGTGGCCGGCTGGCGGCTGGCCATAATCATGGCCTCGACTACTTTTGTCTCCCTTCTCGTTTTACTAGACTCTACTATAATCGGTAAT GCAATCCCCCGCATCACTGATGAATTTCATTCTCTCACAGACGCCGGATGGTACGGAACAGTGTACCAGCTTGCAAA CGCGTGCCTACAACCCCTCACAGGGaaattatatacatattATAGCACGAAG CGAGtgtttctcctctcctttgcCGTCTTCGAGATTGGGTCCTTGGTCTGCGGTCTTGCTCCGTCGTCTACAGCCCTGATCATGGGTCGGATGGTGGCAGGGCTTGGTGCTTCTGGGATACAGAATGGTATCTTCAATATCATTGCTGGCTGCGTGCCCATGGTCAAGAGGCCAATGCTTACGGGCATAGGCATGGGTG TATCGCAGATGGGTATGATCCTTGGGCCGCTCATTGGAGGGGCGTTTACAGAGTACAAAACTTGGCGATGGT GCTTCTTCATTAACCTCCCTTGTggcgccgccgctgccggaaTGCTTATGCTTGTTCGGATCCCTGAGCAATTCACCAAAGCTGAAGGCCAATCAATAACCCCGGTGCTTCTATTGAAAAGGGATTTCGCGAGATTAGTGCtcttcgctgctgctgtgaccCAATTATTCCTTGCTCTGCAATACGGAGGCAATACCCACCCTTGGAACAGCGCCGTAGTAATTGGTCTTGTCTGCGGCGCAGTCGGCACATTCGCGGTATTTGTACTTGCCGAGCATCTAAAGGGCCATGAAGCGATAGTACCACTCTGGATCATTAAAAAGCACGTTGTTTGGTGCAGCTGCTTGGTGATGATGTTTTCGATCGCGACGACGTTTTGCGCGTCTTACTTCCTCCCCCTGTATTTCCAGGTTGTTGCAGGTGCATCACCGATGATGAGCGGTGTCTATCTCTTGCCCAATATCTTGAGTCAGATTTTCTCTGCAGGGTTTTCTGGGATACTAG TTGGGAAATCGGGATATTATCTTCCGTGGAGTGTCCTTGCAGGTGTGTTTTTGAGTGTCGGTTCGGGTTTAATCTCTACGTACTCTCCTTCGACCTCGATTGGCAAATGGATCGGGTATCAAGTACTGCTCGGAGCAGGCCGAGGCATCGGAATGCAGATG CCCATCATTGCCATCCAAAATGCCCTCGAGCAATCTCAGATCGCCATCGCAACATCGTTTCTCATATTCAGTCACACCATTGGCGGAGCGGTCTTCTTGACTCTTGCGCAAACACTCTTTACGAATGGCCTACGATCAGAACTCGCGGTATACGCTCCATCTGTCGATCTCAGGACTATCATCGCGACTGGTGTTATAAGCATACGTAATGAAATGATTGATAAGAGCCAGCTGCAAGGCTTCCTACTTGCACTTACCAAGAGTTTAAATCTTGTTTTCTACTTGACAGCCGGTGCTGGTGCGTGTTCATTTGTCTTCGCTTGGGGGATGGGCTGGAGGGATATTCGAATCAAAAATACTTAG
- a CDS encoding uncharacterized protein (EggNog:ENOG41) has product MDVQIRRIKCDENKPFCRKCVNTGRTCDGYESRFRLVTSQPINNTHVEGIKSDAGIRPASAEIKSQDIHLLGRYFSTKTMFDVTLGCDEEARQILQASLTDARIRHAVSSLRALREGIETSGDLTSSVAHNTPSYDYGLRQYCMALGGLASILSSPSPSGVNSALLCCQMFISIEQARGNYAAMAEHIIGGLGIMREYRARPDFVADNKLVPALHGQLPLLDVFIIKVFAAPCKFADPPAAAVPVCGDSLAQQPVESCPFRTIAPDMRAELTMIAESIVEFLDKVSRVESAGNALGLLSEKADLVDSLESWLNHLELVQAEIRPPGPELLSVTFMRFFYLVLKVVLLGALGSSPDLCVVLQTENKRLLDVASHTAVALVRTPGSLRPRPGLTVVTGSPLSKSDIQTTLSAAPSLTPSAAIVTLNTVRESDSPFAPQLSPPRFLADSCANICEVLEHAGIYRIVVMSTAGVGDSWSNLPWLTKGFMAYTNIKYALEDHNLVDKEIRLTKMDWTLVRASRLKFDGPKQKPIDTKMSLVQTLGSNGDGMRLSDSISVSSVAGFLVRIAVEGTFIKSTVVVRD; this is encoded by the exons ATGGACGTACA AATAAGGAGGATCAAATGCGACGAGAACAAGCCATTTTGTCGAAAATGCGTCAACACTGGTCGCACGTGCGACGGCTACGAGTCTCGCTTTAGACTGGTCACCAGCCAGCCCATCAATAACACTCATGTTGAAGGCATCAAGTCAGATGCTGGGATCCGACCGGCCTCGGCTGAGATCAAATCTCAGGACATCCACCTCCTCGGCCGTTACTTCTCAACCAAAACCATGTTTGACGTGACGTTGGGCTGCGACGAAGAAGCTAGGCAAATCCTCCAGGCCAGTCTGACTGATGCGCGTATACGACACGCAGTCTCGTCTCTCAGAGCTCTTCGGGAGGGCATCGAGACGTCCGGAGACCTTACCTCGTCGGTGGCGCATAATACCCCGAGCTATGATTATGGTCTCCGGCAATACTGCATGGCTTTGGGTGGTCTTGCGTCTATCTTGTCGTCTCCAAGCCCCAGCGGGGTGAACTCAGCATTACTTTGCTGTCAGATGTTCATCAGCATCGAACAAGCGCGAGGAAATTACGCCGCCATGGCGGAGCATATCATTGGAGGACTTGGGATCATGCGCGAGTACCGTGCAAGGCCAGATTTCGTTGCCGATAATAAATTGGTGCCTGCACTTCATGGCCAACTACCCTTGCTGGATGTTTTCATCATCAAGGTGTTTGCTGCGCCGTGTAAATTCGCAGATCCTCCAGCTGCAGCCGTGCCCGTGTGTGGGGACTCGCTTGCTCAACAGCCTGTTGAATCTTGCCCTTTTCGCACAATTGCACCTGACATGCGAGCAGAGCTTACAATGATAGCTGAATCCATCGTTGAATTTCTCGACAAAGTGTCGCGCGTCGAATCTGCAGGAAATGCCCTTGGACTACTATCCGAGAAAGCAGATCTTGTGGACTCGTTAGAATCATGGCTCAATCATCTTGAGCTTGTTCAGGCGGAGATCAGACCCCCTGGTCCTGAGCTTCTTTCAGTGACTTTCATGCGTTTCTTCTACTTGGTACTGAAAGTCGTTCTCTTGGGGGCGCTGGGCTCCTCCCCGGATCTTTGTGTCGTGCTACAGACCGAGAACAAACGGCTGCTGGACGTAGCCA GTCATACAGCGGTGGCCCTCGTGCGTACCCCAGGCAGCCTCAGACCTCGTCCTGGGCTCACTGTTGTTACTGGATCGCCACTATCGAAATCTGACATTCAAACCACTCTCTCCGCGGCGCCTTCTCTGACTCCTTCTGCAGCCATTGTCACCTTGAACACAGTCCGCGAATCCGACAGCCCTTTCGCGCCCCAACTCTCACCCCCTCGCTTCCTAGCCGACTCGTGCGCCAATATTTGTGAGGTGCTGGAGCATGCCGGCATTTATCGCATTGTAGTCATGTCGACGGCAGGCGTGGGGGATTCTTGGTCTAATCTACCATGGCTGACAAAGGGTTTTATGGCGTATACCAACATCAAGTACGCTCTGGAGGACCACAACCTCGTGGACAAGGAGATTCGGTTGACCAAGATGGATTGGACACTTGTGAGAGCTTCGAGGCTGAAATTCGACGGCCCAAAGCAGAAGCCAATTGACACAAAGATGAGCTTAGTGCAAACGCTGGGCAGCAACGGCGACGGAATGCGTCTAAGTGACAGTATAAGTGTTTCTAGTGTGGCGGGATTCCTAGTTAGGATCGCAGTTGAAGggacctttattaaaagtacaGTGGTTGTAAGGGATTGA
- the ARG1 gene encoding argininosuccinate synthetase yields the protein MAKQKVCLAYSGGLDTSCILKYLLEEGYEVVTFTANIGQEEDFDAVREKALKIGASKVYIEDLRREFIEEQCFPAIQCNAIYENVYLLGTSLARPVTARAQIAIAQKEGCFAVSHGCTGKGNDQVRFELAFYALQPSITVIAPWRDPVFYNKFKGRNDLLDYAKAMDIPVRSTKSKPWSMDENLAHYSYEAGILEDPSTSPPDNMWQLTVDPREAPDQPEDFTVTFEKGIPVKLEYEGGKKLVTDSVDLFLTANAIARRNGVGRLDIVENRFIGLKSRGCYETPGLTMLRAAHVDLEGLVLDREVRALRDQFVTFNYAKLLYNGLYFSPERAFLSKSIIASQEDVNGSVRCRAFKGSFSVLGRWSDTAKLYDASESSMDEIGDFSPKDTTGFISVNAIRLKKYGKAMEDGGQSLAKRL from the exons ATGGCGAAACAAAAGGTCTGCCTCGCTTACTCTGGCGGCTTAGACACGAGCTGCATATTGAAGTACTTGCTG GAAGAAGGATACGAAGTCGTCACCTTTACAGCCAACATTGGCCAGGAAGAGGATTTCGACGCCGTCAGAGAAAAGGCTCTGAAGATTGGCGCCAGCAAGGTCTACATTGAGGATCTCCGCCGAGAG TTCATAGAGGAGCAGTGCTTCCCCGCCATTCAGTGCAACGCCATCTACGAGAATGTCTATCTTCTGGGGACCTCGCTGGCTCGTCCCGTGACGGCACGGGCCCAGATTGCCATTGCGCAAAAGGAAGGCTGCTTCGCAGTGTCGCACGGATGCACCGGCAAGGGCAACGATCAAGTCCGGTTCGAACTCGCCTTCTACGCTCTCCAGCCCTCCATCACCGTCATTGCGCCGTGGCGTGACCCCGTGTTCTACAACAAGTTCAAGGGCCGCAATGACCTGCTCGACTACGCCAAGGCGATGGACATCCCCGTCAGGAGCACAAAGAGCAAGCCGTGGAGCATGGACGAGAATCTGGCCCACTACAGCTACGAGGCCGGTATCCTGGAAGACCCAAGCACCAGTCCTCCGGATAACATGTGGCAACTGACTGTGGATCCGCGAGAAGCCCCTGATCAGCCTGAAGACTTCACCGTCACCTTTGAGAAAGGTATTCCGGTCAAGCTCGAGTATGAGGGCGGAAAGAAGCTCGTTACGGACTCGGTTGACCTTTTCTTGACTGCCAACGCCATCGCGCGCAGGAACGGTGTCGGCCGCCTTGACATTGTCGAGAATCGCTTCATAGGACTGAAATCTCGTGGCTGCTACGAGACACCCGGTCTGACCATGCTGCGGGCCGCGCACGTTGACTTGGAAGGTCTCGTGCTGGACCGGGAGGTGCGCGCGCTTCGTGATCAGTTTGTCACCTTCAACTACGCAAAACTGCTGTACAATGGCCTCTACTTCTCACCGGAGCGCGCATTTTTGTCGAAGAGCATCATTGCCTCGCAAGAGGATGTGAATGGGTCCGTAAGATGCCGAGCTTTCAAGGGTTCCTTTAGCGTTCTCGGGCGTTGGTCTGACACTGCCAAACTCTACGATGCGAGCGAAAGCTCCATGGACGAGATTGGTGATTTCTCTCCAAAGGACACCACTGGGTTCATCAGCGTCAATGCGATCCGACTCAAGAAGTACGGAAAGGCGATGGAAGACGGTGGACAGAGCTTGGCCAAGAGACTGTAG
- the HHT1 gene encoding histone H3.1 produces the protein MARTKQTARKSTGGKAPRKQLASKAARKSAPSTGGVKKPHRYKPGTVALREIRRYQKSTELLIRKLPFQRLVREIAQDFKSDLRFQSSAIGALQESVESYLVSLFEDTNLCAIHAKRVTIQSKDIQLARRLRGERN, from the exons ATGGCTCGTACCAAGCAGACTGCCCGCAAGTCCACTGGTGGCAAGGCTCCCCGCAAGCAGCTCGCCTCCAAGGCCGCCCGCAAGAGCGCCCCCTCCACCGGCGGTGTCAAGAAGCCTCACCGTTATAAGCCCGGTACCGTCGCTCTCCGTGAGATTCGACGATACCAGAAGAGCACTGAGCTCCTGATCCGCAAGCTCCCCTTCCAGCGTCTG GTCCGTGAAATCGCTCAGGACTTCAAGAGCGACCTTCGCTTCCAGTCCTCCGCCATTGGCGCCCTCCAGGAGTCCGTCGAGTCCTACCTCGTCTCCCTCTTCGAGGACACCAACCTGTGCGCCATCCACGCCAAGCGTGTCACCATCCAGAGCAAGGACATCCAGCTCGCCCGCCGTCTCCGCGGTGAGCGCAACTAA